Proteins encoded together in one Amblyomma americanum isolate KBUSLIRL-KWMA chromosome 1, ASM5285725v1, whole genome shotgun sequence window:
- the LOC144114510 gene encoding protein spaetzle 3-like, which produces MDWRQLTLALLLALCALDLKAEILKGYPCIRRLNQLYCPTPGNSYPKERIDMFIDENKALIRRMFGEYSSPDEDGGHRDHYETYDGKTIHTRTERSRSSFAGASSNKVDACESAVEIVTPYWASNSAGKIRAIVNTQHLQQAIQQEVCQSVQTKKCNNDCSCEQKYKWHRLLAYDPDDDCKGIFMDWFLFPSCCVCRCANPIKK; this is translated from the exons CTGACACTGGCACTCCTACTGGCCTTGTGCGCTCtggacctgaaagcagaaatccTGAAGGGATATCCTTGCATCCGAAGGCTCAACCAGCTGTACTGCCCAACGCCCGGCAACAGCTATCCAAA GGAGCGCATCGACATGTTCATCGACGAGAACAAGGCGCTGATCCGGCGCATGTTCGGCGAATACTCGTCGCCCGACGAGGACGGTGGCCACCGGGACCACTACGAGACGTACGACGGCAAGACCATCCACACACGGACGGAGCGGTCGCGCTCCTCGTTCGCCGGCGCATCGTCCAACAA GGTGGACGCCTGCGAGTCAGCTGTGGAGATCGTCACACCTTACTGGGCATCGAACAGCGCTGGCAAAATTAGGGCCATCGTCAACACCCAGCACTTGCAGCAGGCGATACAGCAAGAAGTCTGTCA GTCTGTGCAGACCAAGAAGTGTAACAACGACTGCAGCTGCGAGCAGAAGTACAAGTGGCATAGGCTCTTGGCTTACGACCCGGACGACGACTGCAAGGGGATCTTCATGGACTGGTTCCTGTTCCCATCGTGTTGTGTGTGCCGGTGTGCAAATCCTATCAAAAAGTGA